A window of Saccharomyces paradoxus chromosome XI, complete sequence contains these coding sequences:
- the PRY2 gene encoding sterol-binding protein, whose protein sequence is MKFSKVSLLVASASVALSAPVAVTVTQHVHQAATVVVQGIVRVENGQTLTTFITKGTQTASAASATATLSAPIVVANAEVDSIATSVIQESAVVAQSATSEAFSTATTITQAVETSESTTQESSENDVTTSLTSSVQPTSTATPTTTTASPTTASPTTASPTTASPTTASPTTASPTTASPTTASPTTATTTQSTASTTQSSSSDFSTSMVNEHNTKRALHKDTGSLTWSDTLATYAQNYADSYDCSGNLVHSGGPYGENLALGYGTTGSVDAWYNEITSYDYSNPGFSESAGHFTQVVWKGTSEVGCGLKSCGGEWGDYIICSYKAAGNVIGDFADNVMPLA, encoded by the coding sequence CACTACTGGTCGCATCTGCATCTGTCGCTTTATCTGCTCCAGTTGCTGTAACTGTCACACAACATGTCCATCAAGCTGCTACTGTAGTGGTACAAGGTATAGTTCGTGTGGAAAACGGTCAAACTCTAACAACATTCATTACCAAGGGCACTCAAACCGCTTCAGCCGCTAGTGCCACTGCTACCTTATCAGCTCCTATTGTGGTCGCTAATGCTGAAGTGGACAGCATAGCTACTTCCGTTATCCAAGAAAGCGCTGTGGTGGCACAATCTGCAACATCTGAAGCTTTCTCTACCGCAACTACAATCACACAAGCGGTAGAAACTTCTGAAAGTACCACACAGGAATCCAGCGAGAATGATGTAACCACATCTTTAACATCTTCAGTACAACCTACCAGCACAGCCACTCCAACAACTACTACTGCCAGCCCAACCACAGCTAGCCCAACCACTGCCAGCCCAACCACAGCTAGCCCAACCACAGCTAGCCCAACCACTGCCAGCCCAACCACAGCTAGCCCAACCACAGCTAGCCCAACCACAGCTACCACTACTCAATCCACCGCCTCAACTACCCAATCCTCGAGCTCTGATTTCTCAACGTCGATGGTTAACGAACACAACACCAAAAGGGCATTGCACAAGGATACCGGTTCTTTGACATGGTCCGACACACTAGCCACATATGCACAAAACTATGCTGACTCCTACGATTGTTCAGGGAACTTAGTACATTCCGGTGGTCCATACGGTGAAAACTTGGCGCTGGGTTATGGTACAACCGGCTCTGTTGATGCCTGGTATAACGAAATTACCAGCTACGACTATTCCAACCCTGGTTTTAGTGAAAGCGCAGGTCACTTCACCCAAGTCGTATGGAAGGGAACTTCTGAAGTCGGTTGCGGTTTGAAATCTTGCGGTGGCGAATGGGGTGATTACATCATTTGTTCCTACAAAGCCGCTGGTAATGTCATTGGTGACTTTGCCGATAACGTTATGCCATTAGCTTAA
- the YPT52 gene encoding Rab family GTPase YPT52 (Endosomal Rab family GTPase~similar to YKR014C), giving the protein MLQFKLVLLGDSSVGKSSIVHRFVKDTFDELRESTIGAAFLSQSITIHPNDGNETKDVVIKFEIWDTAGQERYKSLAPMYYRNANAALVVYDITQEDSLQKARNWVDELKNKVGDDDLVIYLLGNKVDLCQESPSTETSPESNEGGDEEQKVRAISTEDAKQYAQEQGLLFREVSAKTGEGVKEIFQDIGEKLYDLKKDEILSKQNRQIGGGNNGQVDIHLQRPSTNDPTSCCS; this is encoded by the coding sequence atGTTGCAATTTAAACTAGTTCTATTGGGTGACTCATCCGTGGGTAAATCTTCCATTGTTCATCGTTTTGTTAAGGATACATTCGACGAACTACGTGAGAGTACGATTGGTGCTGCTTTTCTATCTCAATCAATTACTATTCATCCAAACGATGGTAATGAAACAAAGGATGTCGTTataaaatttgaaatttgggATACTGCTGGTCAAGAAAGATACAAGTCCTTGGCACCAATGTATTATAGAAATGCTAATGCAGCATTGGTAGTTTATGACATCACCCAGGAAGATTCACTACAAAAGGCAAGGAACTGGGTTGATGAGTTGAAAAACAAGGTAGGCGATGACGACTTGGTTATTTACTTACTAGGGAACAAAGTGGATTTATGTCAAGAATCACCTAGCACTGAGACAAGCCCAGAATCAAACGAAGGCGGGGATGAAGAACAGAAGGTAAGGGCAATCAGCACTGAAGACGCGAAACAGTACGCACAAGAACAAGGGTTACTGTTCCGAGAAGTGAGTGCTAAAACGGGCGAAGGGGTTAAGGAGATTTTCCAGGATATTGGTGAGAAATTATACGATTTAAAGAAGGACGAAATTCTATCTAAGCAAAATAGGCAGATCGGCGGAGGCAATAACGGACAAGTAGATATTCACTTGCAAAGGCCATCCACAAATGATCCAACATCTTGTTGCAGTTGA
- a CDS encoding uncharacterized protein (similar to YKR015C): MFLDYSGYEALTEINSSFGKYVLLLQQFENCRGLKGRLEMLKDLGKEFTIFEELNMEDFRESKSMVHRFYTMVISLRQIMEIGPLIRRSPAVLVVEFDCPVEDCLDELDPLHPLNRTYIFIHKQWIYYHQYYIVEKVKKVILNMAPVREDDWSILHKVVYSEGFAERRWKNKKYLGDIYIPQPLLKSNKITTISNFSQLTKISKVRVYRFNATAVCDPENLNKKNLSVKELKDKDLPNLIWTLEPEKFYVDMRPYKEHQERKKRRKESTLRTQGEKQENSITENNKRDINEVRASPGLKNIMKTPLANKVVNIFNNYAAVVTGYVTEVDKNEDDERRDGNRLEIGNDEIAQKLGSESRDDSETQMDSACIQLELQDNDENNISWNTTMRDIDPIYMSERCVRVWRKEQQMLGLEKARTFEKKYHKDFMVMNENQFEEPGKYSGRRIKIRNARARTKIASSASENNNDSKSSKNCHKEEAHGLVREYFKNKLNLSPHRDRYQEVKDKRKYKNIMKYNSNSFNSINKISGEFQVYGPTTLTDIHFKDVVTVKFKDLKAKFRKLKINA; this comes from the coding sequence ATGTTTCTGGACTATTCTGGATATGAGGCTCTTACCGAAATCAACtcttcttttggaaaatatgTCCTTCTATTGCAACAATTCGAAAATTGTCGAGGTTTGAAAGGTCGGCTTGAAATGCTCAAGGATCTGGGGAAAGAATTTACGATATTCGAGGAGTTGAATATGGAAGACTTCAGAGAATCTAAAAGTATGGTTCACAGATTTTATACTATGGTCATTTCTTTGAGGCAGATTATGGAAATTGGGCCATTAATCAGGCGTAGCCCTGCTGTTTTAGTTGTGGAATTTGATTGTCCAGTGGAGGATTGTCTAGATGAATTGGATCCGTTGCATCCACTGAATAGGACCTACATATTCATTCATAAACAATGGATCTATTACCATCAATATTATATAGttgaaaaagtaaagaaagTTATTCTTAATATGGCTCCGGTAAGAGAAGATGATTGGAGTATCCTTCACAAGGTTGTTTATTCTGAAGGCTTCGCCGAAAGGCGAtggaaaaataagaaatacCTGGGTGATATCTACATTCCACAAccattattgaaaagcaaTAAAATCACTACTatttctaatttttctcAACTTACTAAAATCTCCAAGGTCAGGGTTTACAGATTCAACGCTACAGCAGTGTGTGACCCAGAgaatttgaacaaaaaaaacctGAGCGTCAAGGAGCTTAAAGATAAAGATCTCCCTAATCTTATCTGGACTCTAGAAcctgaaaaattctatGTTGACATGAGACCTTACAAAGAACACCaggaaaggaaaaaacgGAGAAAAGAATCCACACTTAGGACACAAGGTGAGAAACAGGAGAACAGTATTACggaaaacaacaaaaggGATATTAACGAGGTTAGAGCATCGCCAggattgaaaaatatcatgAAAACACCTCTTGCTAATAAGGttgttaatatttttaataaCTACGCTGCTGTTGTAACAGGCTATGTGACAGAAGTGGATAAAAATGAGGACGATGAACGGAGAGATGGCAATAGACTTGAAATTGGAAACGACGAGATAGCTCAAAAACTTGGAAGTGAAAGTCGAGATGATTCAGAAACACAAATGGACAGTGCATGCATCCAACTTGAACTTCaagataatgatgaaaacaatatatCCTGGAATACAACTATGCGAGATATTGATCCAATTTACATGAGTGAACGATGTGTTAGGGTTTGGAGAAAGGAGCAGCAAATGCTAGGATTGGAGAAGGCTCGAAcatttgagaaaaaatacCATAAAGATTTTATGGTAATGAACGAAAATCAGTTCGAAGAACCAGGTAAGTATTCGGGGAGACGCATAAAAATCCGAAACGCCAGAGCTAGAACTAAAATAGCATCTTCCGCCagtgaaaataataacgataGTAAATCGAGCAAAAATTGTcataaagaagaagctcACGGCCTAGTGAGAGAATATTTTAAGAACAAACTCAATTTATCACCTCACAGAGACAGGTATCAGGAGGTAAAGGACaagagaaaatataaaaatataatgaaatATAATTCGAACAGTTTTAACAGCATTAACAAAATATCTGGGGAATTCCAAGTATATGGGCCAACCACTTTAACAGATATTCACTTTAAGGATGTCGTAACTGTGAAATTCAAGGACCTCAAAGCGAAATTTAGAAAACTTAAAATAAACGCTTGA
- the MIC60 gene encoding Mic60p (Component of the MICOS complex~similar to YKR016W) → MLRTTASRKIVLRRGLASINTGTTVASNKASRKFRNTFWTIALSATAFYAGGIIYSQKNDKFGDFFSNNIPFAEDLLETYEHYHDRPTLFLEDSWDNLKAKSSNLASGLAGSSPTRKSNRENIEVKKILSLDPLDIETENSDPQLKEIIGSLNDLINSLNDSNLSIPETKFNSMKKSSQNVLTNISQLNETLKEALSKYMIQRTSEVITELNTQYENSKREFEENLQKNLLQEVDEFKENLTKQKDKELEEKLKANEELLQAKHANEVGLLSITQVKEFNKIIKDKIEKERNGRLAHLEEINSEVNDLSKSIDRSSKILSKNEALVQLTFQVDEIKSRINNNILPDVNIDKELSRLKLLSGLLSTFNKKSCCGDGKSCSCKKGNKSESKDGKVSCKCEPKKNTPSLLSVALNELEFTCSGKKILSNEQIYNRWNLLADDFKTASLLPPNSGILGQLTAKFFSLFLFTKTGNPSDATDFDSVYARVGDNLRVSNLNDAVEEVVSLKGWPHKVCESWIEDARRKLEVQRLVEVLDCEIRTL, encoded by the coding sequence ATGCTAAGAACTACTGCCTCACGAAAAATTGTGCTAAGGAGGGGTCTAGCCAGCATAAACACAGGAACTACCGTTGCATCAAACAAAGCTTCACGTAAATTTCGCAATACCTTTTGGACTATTGCCTTGTCAGCGACAGCATTCTACGCTGGAGGTATCATATATTCGCAGaaaaatgacaaatttGGAGACTTTTTCTCCAATAACATTCCTTTTGCCGAGGATTTACTAGAAACGTATGAACACTATCACGACAGGCCAACTTTGTTTCTAGAAGATTCCTGGGACAACTTGAAGGCAAAGAGCAGCAACTTAGCATCTGGATTAGCTGGCAGTTCACCAACCCGTAAATCTAATAGGGAAAACATTgaagtaaagaaaatccTATCGTTAGATCCGCTAGATATCGAAACAGAAAATTCTGATCCACAACTAAAAGAAATCATAGGCTCTTTGAACGATCTCATCAACAGTTTAAATGACTCAAACCTCTCCATTCCCGAAACTAAATTCaattcaatgaaaaagtCTAGCCAAAATGTGCTTACGAATATATCCCAATTAAATGAAACACTGAAGGAGGCTTTATCCAAATACATGATACAAAGAACATCAGAAGTAATCACAGAATTAAACACGCAATATGAAAACTCAAAAAGGGagtttgaagaaaatctaCAGAAAAACCTATTACAAGAGGTAGATGAGTTTAAGGAAAACTTGACTAAGcaaaaagacaaagaactagaagaaaaactaaagGCTAACGAAGAATTGCTACAAGCCAAACATGCGAATGAAGTGGGCTTGCTATCCATCACTCAAGTTAAAgaatttaataaaattatcaaagacaaaattgagaaggaaagaaatgGCAGATTAGCTCATTTAGAGGAAATAAACTCTGAAGTTAACGACCTCAGTAAATCCATCGATAGATCaagcaaaattttgagTAAAAACGAAGCTCTAGTACAACTAACTTTCCAAGTAGATGAGATCAAATCTAGGATTAACAACAATATCTTGCCCGATGTGAATATCGATAAGGAACTCTCCAGGTTGAAACTTCTTTCCGGCCTTCTCTCCACTTTCAACAAGAAATCTTGTTGCGGTGACGGCAAAAGCTGTTCCTGCAAAAAAGGCAATAAAAGTGAAAGCAAAGATGGGAAAGTATCATGCAAATGCGagccaaagaaaaacactCCATCGCTACTAAGCGTAGCTTTAAATGAATTAGAATTCACTTGTAGCGGCAAAAAGATCTTATCGAATGAGCAGATCTATAACAGATGGAACTTGCTGGCAGACGACTTCAAGACAGCTTCTTTATTGCCACCAAATTCCGGTATTTTGGGGCAATTAACCgctaaatttttttcccttttcttgttcacGAAGACAGGTAATCCCTCGGATGCCACAGACTTCGATTCTGTTTATGCAAGGGTTGGCGATAACTTAAGAGTATCCAACCTCAACGATGCCGTAGAAGAAGTTGTCTCCCTAAAGGGTTGGCCTCATAAAGTTTGTGAAAGTTGGATCGAAGATGCTAGGAGAAAATTGGAGGTCCAGCGCTTGGTAGAAGTTCTTGACTGTGAAATAAGGACATTATGA
- the HEL1 gene encoding E3 ubiquitin-protein ligase HEL1 (RING finger ubiquitin ligase (E3)~similar to YKR017C), producing the protein MSSGGENDHFYSFDESDSSSIELYESHNTSEFTIHGLVFPKLMSVTSQESEFDINEDEDGVDTIYEGMLDAPLTKSNKRILCEGSVPNLNYECLTTKGIFERMLQRVDHLQPIFAIPSADILILLQHYDWNEERLLEVWTEKMDNLLVELGLSTTANIKKDNEYNSHFREVEFKNDFTCIICCDKKDTETFALECGHEYCINCYRHYIKDKLHEGNIITCMDCSLALKNEDIDKVMGHPSSSKLMDSSIKSFVQKHNRNYKWCPFADCKSIVHLRDTSSLPEYTRLHYSPFVKCNSFHRFCFNCGFEVHSPADCKITTAWVKKARKESEILNWVLSHTKECPKCSVNIEKNGGCNHMVCSSCKYEFCWICEGPWAPHGKNFFQCTMYKNGDDSKSKNPEDANKTLKKYTFYYRLFNEHEVSAKLDWNLGQTVGTKVHALQERMGISWIDGQFLSESLKVLNEGRTVLKWSFAVAFYSDASHNLTKIFVDNQMLLANAVESLSELLQIKNPEVIMKRRPEFYNKAGYVENRTTALMECGRELLCKGICKVVE; encoded by the coding sequence ATGAGTAGCGGTGGCGAAAATGATCACTTTTATAGTTTTGATGAAAGTGATTCCAGTTCTATTGAACTTTATGAATCCCACAATACATCTGAGTTTACCATACATGGACTAGTTTTCCCGAAGTTAATGAGTGTAACAAGCCAAGAGTCAGAATTTGACatcaatgaagatgaagatggaGTCGATACCATATACGAGGGGATGCTAGATGCTCCTCTTACGAAAAGcaacaaaagaatattgTGTGAAGGAAGCGTACCGAATCTCAACTATGAGTGCTTAACGACCAAGGGtatatttgaaagaatgCTTCAAAGAGTTGACCATTTACAACCCATTTTTGCAATTCCATCTGCAGAtatattgatattattacaACATTATGATTGGAACGAGGAACGTTTATTAGAGGTTTGGACCGAAAAAATGGACAACTTGCTTGTAGAGCTTGGCTTAAGTACCACGGCgaatatcaagaaagataATGAGTACAATTCACACTTCAGAGAAGTTGAGTTCAAAAATGACTTTACATGTATTATTTGTTGCGATAAAAAGGATACGGAAACATTTGCATTGGAATGCGGCCATGAATATTGTATCAATTGCTACCGTCATTACATCAAGGATAAGTTGCATGAGGGGAATATCATTACATGCATGGACTGTTCCTTagcattgaaaaatgaagatataGATAAAGTGATGGGACATCCTTCGAGTAGTAAATTGATGGATTCTTCTATCAAAagttttgttcaaaaacatAATCGCAATTATAAATGGTGCCCATTTGCAGACTGTAAATCCATCGTGCACTTACGAGATACGTCTTCGTTGCCAGAGTACACCCGTTTGCATTATTCACCCTTCGTTAAGTGCAATTCGTTTCACAGATTCTGTTTCAATTGCGGATTCGAAGTTCATTCCCCAGCAGATTGTAAAATAACGACTGCTTGGGTTAAGAAGGCCAGAAAAGAATCcgaaattttgaattggGTTTTATCCCATACTAAGGAATGTCCAAAATGTTCTGtcaatattgaaaaaaatggtggTTGTAACCACATGGTTTGCTCAAGTTGTAAATATGAATTCTGTTGGATTTGTGAGGGTCCCTGGGCACCCCATGgtaaaaacttttttcaatgtaCAATGTACAAGAATGGTGATGATAGCAAAAGTAAGAACCCTGAAGACGCTAATaaaactttgaagaaatatacATTTTACTATAGATTATTTAACGAACATGAGGTTTCAGCCAAACTGGATTGGAACCTGGGGCAAACAGTGGGTACAAAAGTTCATGCATTACAAGAAAGAATGGGCATTTCATGGATTGATGGACAGTTTCTGTCAGAAAGTTTAAAAGTGCTAAATGAGGGGCGAACCGTCTTGAAGTGGTCATTTGCCGTGGCATTTTATTCGGATGCATCTCACAATTTGACGAAGATTTTCGTCGATAATCAAATGCTTTTAGCTAACGCAGTGGAATCTTTATCAGAGCTAttgcaaataaaaaaccCGGAAGTAATCATGAAAAGAAGGCCGGAGTTTTATAATAAGGCCGGATACGTGGAAAACAGAACCACTGCGTTAATGGAGTGTGGTAGAGAACTACTATGCAAGGGGATTTGCAAAGTCGTAGAATGA
- a CDS encoding uncharacterized protein (similar to YKR018C), which produces MFKVFGFGAKEEIPELSQEEKTKAILKQAHDFEQALRAMDYVLDDNADEGLALLDESDAKEASDQTINALARGVIEFLEATLGFEAEEMKKASATLAKAETLSLKSREKAQKVGLKSSSLYPPGTVYAVTYTESCLLHALLMIFSESMMEAAKAILKLRKSYYMLQEILETIKAANKAKKLKLSSGSEYKESTPATFITGGDAFNSVDIPYELTPEEQKDKDLLLFAEQIHSMRTERLSGAHIGNSPAINRLRGELGLQAMEDLPKKEITDHQVLSDDIDLSQATIDEFVHSGVNLCFGILQVVISLLPPAIGAVLSVVGFRGSREEGLRLVWKATKQRNVHGCIGLLALMFYYDGPFQFTDDDFDIPAAVKDSSHSEDSDDEDMDGPTLLHPGKILEDALLQSRALFPNSALWLLNEARMLSGKGRLEEAVALMDSIDVSKIRMRQVKSLMIFDRAITLIHLHQYDRAAEDILSLLDISDWSHAFYTYFAGCCYLENWRLCEMGIMKSDKKDEYQKKAEEFIFTSVNLLGKKTFKSKNLPLDRFILRKVEQFKAKKEELGVENPLDAIATSPVHEIAYFYNGYNRMSEEHLELTKKMLTEYRNPAIEALDPDQELIKDLLVSLTFRRLGHIQEGCDILDEKVLPKFFSIQNGKVKYTKKNEDPWAYPTALYERALFTWKLKGMDGLPESKEWLVRAQGYADDYELSTRVGMKIKAAIDRVDHSL; this is translated from the coding sequence ATGTTTAAAGTGTTTGGTTTTGGTGCAAAGGAAGAGATTCCTGAGCTTTCacaggaagaaaaaactaaagCCATTCTAAAACAGGCTCATGATTTCGAACAGGCATTGCGTGCAATGGATTATGTCCTGGACGATAACGCTGATGAAGGTTTAGCTTTGCTGGATGAGAGTGATGCTAAAGAAGCATCCGATCAAACTATCAATGCGTTAGCTCGTGGTgtcattgaatttttggagGCCACCCTAGGCTTTGAAGCTGAGGAGATGAAAAAGGCTTCTGCCACTTTGGCTAAGGCAGAAACtttatctttgaaaagtaGAGAAAAGGCCCAAAAGGTTGGATTGAAGAGCAGTTCCCTGTACCCTCCTGGGACAGTTTATGCTGTGACTTATACCGAGTCATGCCTTTTACATGCCCTGTTAATGATCTTCAGTGAAAGTATGATGGAGGCGGCCAAGGCGATTTTAAAGCTCAGAAAGTCGTACTACATGTTACAAGAAATCTTGGAAACTATTAAAGCTGCTAATAAAgccaagaaattgaaactcTCGTCGGGCAGTGAATATAAAGAATCTACGCCAGCAACTTTCATAACTGGTGGTGATGCGTTCAATTCCGTTGATATACCTTATGAACTGACACCTGAAGAACAAAAGGATAAAGATCTTTTACTGTTTGCTGAACAGATACATAGCATGAGGACTGAAAGATTATCCGGCGCCCATATCGGTAACTCTCCTGCAATTAATAGGTTGAGAGGTGAACTAGGACTACAAGCAATGGAAGACTTgccaaagaaggaaataaCGGATCATCAAGTTCTCTCGGATGACATAGATTTAAGTCAAGCCACAATTGACGAGTTTGTTCATTCTGGTGTCAATTTATGTTTTGGTATTTTACAAGTTGTGATATCACTGTTGCCACCTGCTATTGGTGCAGTCCTGTCTGTGGTTGGATTCAGGGGTTCCAGAGAAGAAGGTCTCAGACTTGTTTGGAAAGCCACAAAGCAAAGAAACGTACATGGCTGTATAGGTTTGTTAGCTCTAATGTTCTATTATGATGGGCCTTTCCAATTcactgatgatgattttgatattcCTGCAGCAGTTAAGGATTCCAGTCACAGTGAAGATTCAGACGATGAGGACATGGATGGCCCTACGCTGTTGCATCCTGGGAAAATACTGGAAGATGCGTTGTTGCAATCGAGGGCACTATTTCCCAATAGTGCACTATGGTTGTTGAATGAGGCAAGGATGCTATCTGGTAAGGGACGTTTAGAGGAAGCGGTCGCGTTGATGGATTCGATTGACGTTAGCAAGATACGGATGAGACAGGTCAAGTCCTTGATGATTTTCGATCGTGCTATCACATTGATCCATTTGCATCAATACGATAGAGCCGCAGAAGATATTTTATCTCTATTAGACATCAGTGATTGGTCACATGCCTTTTACACATATTTTGCTGGCTGTTGCTATCTAGAAAATTGGAGACTGTGCGAAATGGGAATAATGAAGTCTGACAAAAAGGATGAATACCAAAAGAAGGCCGAAGAATTTATCTTCACGTCGGTGAATTTGCTAGGTAAGAAAACCTTTAAATCAAAAAACCTGCCACTAGATAGGTTTATACTGAGAAAAGTTGAGCAATTTAAGGCGAAAAAGGAGGAACTTGGGGTAGAAAATCCATTGGATGCTATCGCTACTTCGCCGGTGCACGAAATCGCCTACTTCTACAATGGTTACAATAGAATGTCTGAAGAGCATTTAGAGCTGACGAAGAAAATGCTAACCGAGTATAGAAACCCTGCCATTGAAGCTCTAGACCCAGACCAAGAGTTAATCAAGGATCTCTTGGTTTCTTTGACATTTAGAAGGCTAGGCCATATCCAAGAAGGATGTGATATACTAGACGAAAAGGTTTTAcctaaatttttttccattcaaAACGGCAAGGTCAAATAtacaaagaagaatgaagaTCCATGGGCTTATCCAACCGCGCTTTATGAACGTGCCCTATTTACGTGGAAATTAAAGGGTATGGATGGTCTCCCAGAAAGTAAAGAATGGCTAGTGAGGGCTCAGGGCTATGCAGATGATTATGAATTGAGTACTCGAGTGGGTATGAAAATTAAAGCAGCCATTGACCGGGTTGACCATTCATTATAA
- the IRS4 gene encoding Irs4p (EH domain-containing protein~similar to YKR019C), translating into MRLSFGKQRYHGGTTVTLTERGASDSLHAAQAIFQNHSNEVSSPCPSLTVNSNAQTRLSESSLQRPGRKQEQKKARIRTKQVPKIKTTAPNGVELSKKHSPSPAGKDNVISTAQMAAALAHSQSKLSSDNNHPYSSGLDTLKSLETPNLSGLLGIHSRSCSRNGSNESLTLAQRTPDNRSQENLFTPLSTSRRPSSGSMEPAINKDNNKTQSKRRPSPPLQSSFIGSGVLHESENLSSVSIDSKHSLNLDTSDVISNRSQTSLSQTINQLSLCESEPSIASSSTTTTASNQGSSLPNLVPNYSSDMRKKKLVNKFKRKVFGTKPRHLSSQYEMDASNEELGQHEQQPSMRFKTTLRKTSVSTNAENDHTSSLHEGNVRFKYNPSNDTYDVYDDTESDSGSDQDQGAIAKPRKRDRIKRKIKNSANKTTHHRPIHRTRNRKFNEDKPWKSHTDITFVTDNERKRYESMWVSNRHRHLNLLNWWPSLKHDSVAINTLPEDGLILNIIVRDIWKRSNLPNSLLAEIYTKVDTRKDGTLDRNSFIVGMWLVDQCLYGRKLPNVVEQCVWDSVDRYASTSVVPVSTLKAMAKQKRKQMKEEIKNIKKENRVVLIDHNSSS; encoded by the coding sequence ATGAGACTTTCGTTTGGTAAACAACGTTATCATGGCGGTACAACAGTAACTTTGACTGAACGAGGAGCTTCTGATTCGTTGCATGCTGCGCAAGCTATCTTCCAGAACCATTCCAATGAGGTCAGCAGTCCATGCCCTTCATTAACGGTGAACAGTAATGCTCAAACAAGATTATCAGAGTCATCGCTACAGAGACCAGGGCGgaaacaagaacaaaagaagGCTCGCATACGAACAAAACAGGTTCCCAAGATTAAAACAACGGCGCCTAATGGTGTTGAGTTGTCTAAGAAACACAGTCCAAGCCCCGCAGGTAAAGACAATGTTATTAGTACTGCACAAATGGCAGCGGCTTTAGCACATTCACAATCTAAACTTAGTTCAGACAACAATCACCCTTATTCTTCAGGATTGGATACACTAAAAAGTTTGGAAACTCCAAATTTGAGTGGTTTGTTGGGCATTCACTCGCGTTCATGCTCAAGAAACGGCTCTAATGAATCATTGACGCTTGCCCAAAGAACTCCCGACAATAGAtctcaagaaaatttatttaCTCCATTAAGTACCAGTAGAAGGCCATCCTCGGGTTCTATGGAACCTGCAATTAATAAAGATAACAACAAAACTCAATCCAAACGTAGACCCTCCCCTCCCTTGCAATCATCATTTATCGGTAGTGGTGTCCTTCATGAAAGTGAAAACCTGTCATCAGTCAGTATCGATTCCAAGCATAGCCTAAATCTGGACACTTCAGACGTTATTTCTAACAGGTCACAAACAAGTCTGTCTCAAACAATTAATCAACTTTCGTTATGTGAATCAGAGCCATCTATTGCAAGCTCGAGCACTACTACCACGGCGAGTAACCAGGGAAGCAGCTTGCCTAACTTGGTTCCGAATTATTCTTCTGAtatgaggaagaagaagcttGTCAACAAATTTAAAAGGAAAGTTTTTGGTACTAAGCCCAGACACTTATCTTCACAATATGAAATGGATGCGAGCAACGAAGAGTTGGGACAGCATGAACAACAGCCAAGTATGAGATTTAAAACAACACTACGTAAAACTTCTGTGAGTACAAACGCGGAAAACGATCATACGTCTTCGCTACACGAAGGAAATGTGAGGTTTAAGTATAATCCTTCTAACGATACGTATGATGTATATGATGATACTGAATCTGATTCTGGATCTGATCAGGACCAGGGCGCTATAGCCAAGCCACGCAAAAGAGACAGAATTAAGAGGAAGATCAAGAATTCTGCCAATAAAACGACACATCACAGGCCTATCCATCGCACAAGGAATCGGAAATTTAATGAGGATAAACCTTGGAAATCCCATACAGATATAACCTTCGTAACGGACAACGAAAGAAAGCGTTACGAAAGTATGTGGGTAAGTAACAGACACCGTCATTTGAACCTGTTGAACTGGTGGCCCTCCTTGAAGCATGATTCCGTAGCCATCAACACTTTACCCGAGGATGGATTGATTTTAAATATCATAGTCCGCGATATCTGGAAGCGGTCTAATTTACCCAATAGTCTATTAGCAGAAATTTACACTAAAGTAGAcacaagaaaagatggtACATTAGACAGGAACTCCTTCATTGTGGGTATGTGGCTCGTCGATCAGTGCCTGTATGGCAGAAAGCTTCCCAATGTTGTCGAGCAATGCGTTTGGGATAGCGTAGATAGATATGCTTCGACCTCGGTTGTGCCAGTGAGTACGCTCAAAGCGATGGCCAAGCAAAAGAGAAAGCAAATGAAGGAAGAGATCAAGAATATCAAGAAGGAAAACCGCGTAGTTCTTATAGACCACAATAGCTCGTCGTGA